A single genomic interval of Lathyrus oleraceus cultivar Zhongwan6 chromosome 7, CAAS_Psat_ZW6_1.0, whole genome shotgun sequence harbors:
- the LOC127101505 gene encoding auxin response factor 18 isoform X1, with protein sequence MMLNRGSNVSAEAVSGCSDEELWKAIAGQLVDVPSVGQRVFYFPQGHMEQLEASTNQELNQRSPLLKLPTKILCRIVNIHLLAEQETDEVYAQITLVPESNQDEPTVPDSCADEPPRPKIHSFCKILTASDTSTHGGFSVLRKHATECLPPLDMSQPTPTQELVAKDLHGYEWRFKHIFRGQPRRHLLTTGWSTFVTSKRLVAGDTFVFLRGENGELRVGVRRLARQSSSMPSSVISSQSMHLGVLATASHAVATQTLFVVYYKPRTSQFIVSVNKYLSGINNKFAVGMRFKMRFESDDSAESDKRFSGTIVGVEDISPHWANSKWRSLKVQWDEPAAIPRPDRVSPWDIEPFVSSALTPTVQPTAAKTKRPRPTNETPDVDTTSAASIFWDARLAQTDMTQRSVLAESKKGDNNISTWHHKQTDTMNTKSSNNNNNNNALLRNHTEGSWLSSPRSSHPSHSLHDTTDDSKTLSAWPVSQSQSSILNVDRVPDQVDKDNKVETATGCRLFGVELIDHSKNSGAVGKTSSHAVNVTGATTEVSSSTMSSIDTGRKSDISKAYTERKQEPQQVSPKETQNKQICSRSRTKVQMQGVAVGRAVDLAMLNGYDQLIDELEELFDIKGQLQHRNKWEIVFTDNEGDMMLVGDDPWPEFCNMVKRIFICSSQDVKKMKSGSKLPISSSIEEGTVISSDTTEP encoded by the exons ATGATGTTGAATCGTGGGTCAAATGTTTCGGCTGAAG CAGTGAGTGGTTGTTCAGATGAAGAACTATGGAAGGCAATTGCAGGACAATTGGTGGATGTTCCTTCTGTTGGTCAAAGGGTTTTCTATTTTCCTCAAGGACACATGGAACAA TTAGAGGCTTCGACGAATCAGGAACTGAATCAGAGGAGTCCTTTGTTGAAACTTCCTACGAAGATCCTTTGTCGCATCGTGAATATCCATTTACTG GCTGAACAAGAAACAGATGAAGTTTACGCGCAGATAACTTTGGTGCCGGAATCTAAT CAAGACGAGCCTACAGTCCCTGATTCGTGCGCCGATGAACCTCCGAGGCCGAAAATTCACTCGTTTTGCAAGATCTTAACCGCTTCGGATACTAGCACACATGGTGGCTTCTCTGTTCTCAGAAAACATGCAACGGAATGCCTTCCTCCTTTG GACATGTCTCAACCAACACCAACTCAAGAATTGGTTGCCAAGGATCTTCATGGTTATGAGTGGCGCTTTAAGCATATATTTAGAG GTCAGCCGCGCAGACACCTTCTCACAACCGGATGGAGTACATTTGTGACTTCCAAAAGATTAGTCGCCGGAGATACCTTTGTGTTTTTGAG AGGGGAAAACGGGGAATTACGTGTTGGAGTGAGGCGTCTTGCTCGTCAGTCAAGTAGTATGCCATCGTCCGTCATTTCTAGCCAAAGCATGCATCTAGGAGTTCTTGCAACTGCCTCCCATGCCGTTGCAACTCAGACTCTTTTCGTCGTATATTATAAGCCGAG GACGAGCCAGTTCATTGTAAGTGTGAACAAGTACTTGTCAGGTATCAATAATAAGTTTGCTGTCGGCATGCGGTTCAAGATGAGGTTTGAGAGTGATGATTCTGCCGAGTCTGACAAAAG ATTCTCCGGTACCATAGTTGGAGTCGAAGATATCTCTCCCCATTGGGCAAACTCAAAATGGCGATCGCTCAAG GTTCAATGGGATGAGCCTGCGGCTATTCCAAGACCCGACAGGGTTTCGCCATGGGACATAGAACCCTTTGTTTCATCAGCTTTGACACCAACAGTTCAACCTACGGCTGCAAAGACAAAGCGGCCTCGACCAACCAATGAAACTCCTGATGTTG ACACGACATCGGCCGCCTCTATTTTCTGGGATGCTAGGCTGGCACAGACCGATATGACACAACGTAGCGTTTTAGCCGAAAGCAAAAAAGGCGATAACAATATTAGTACGTGGCATCATAAGCAAACCGATACGATGAATACTAAaagcagcaacaacaacaacaacaacaatgctTTATTGAGGAATCATACAGAAGGAAGTTGGCTATCGTCTCCCCGTTCCAGCCATCCTTCTCATTCGCTTCACGACACAACCGATGATAGCAAGACTCTCTCAGCTTGGCCTGTTTCACAGTCTCAATCATCTATACTGAACGTTGATCGCGTCCCTGATCAAGTTGATAAAGACAACAAAGTCGAGACAGCTACGGGTTGTCGATTGTTTGGAGTCGAACTTATTGATCATTCGAAAAACTCGGGCGCTGTAGGGAAAACATCTTCACATGCAGTAAATGTAACCGGAGCAACCACGGAAGTTAGTTCCAGCACCATGTCTAGCATTGATACCGGCCGTAAGTCTGACATCTCAAAGGCTTATACGGAGAGGAAACAAGAACCGCAACAAGTATCACCGAAGGAAACTCAGAACAAGCAAATTTGTAGTAGAAGTCGAACCAAG GTTCAAATGCAGGGCGTTGCAGTTGGCCGAGCGGTGGATTTGGCAATGTTGAACGGGTACGATCAACTTATCGATGAATTAGAAGAGTTGTTCGACATCAAGGGACAGCTTCAACACAGAAACAAGTGGGAAATTGTCTTCACCGACAATGAAGGAGATATGATGCTTGTCGGAGACGATCCATGGCC TGAGTTCTGTAACATGGTAAAAAGAATCTTCATTTGTTCAAGCCAAGATGTGAAGAAGATGAAATCAGGAAGCAAATTACCAATCTCTTCTTCGATCGAAGAAGGGACCGTGATAAGTTCAGACACAACCGAACCATGA
- the LOC127101505 gene encoding auxin response factor 9 isoform X2 produces MMLNRGSNVSAEVSGCSDEELWKAIAGQLVDVPSVGQRVFYFPQGHMEQLEASTNQELNQRSPLLKLPTKILCRIVNIHLLAEQETDEVYAQITLVPESNQDEPTVPDSCADEPPRPKIHSFCKILTASDTSTHGGFSVLRKHATECLPPLDMSQPTPTQELVAKDLHGYEWRFKHIFRGQPRRHLLTTGWSTFVTSKRLVAGDTFVFLRGENGELRVGVRRLARQSSSMPSSVISSQSMHLGVLATASHAVATQTLFVVYYKPRTSQFIVSVNKYLSGINNKFAVGMRFKMRFESDDSAESDKRFSGTIVGVEDISPHWANSKWRSLKVQWDEPAAIPRPDRVSPWDIEPFVSSALTPTVQPTAAKTKRPRPTNETPDVDTTSAASIFWDARLAQTDMTQRSVLAESKKGDNNISTWHHKQTDTMNTKSSNNNNNNNALLRNHTEGSWLSSPRSSHPSHSLHDTTDDSKTLSAWPVSQSQSSILNVDRVPDQVDKDNKVETATGCRLFGVELIDHSKNSGAVGKTSSHAVNVTGATTEVSSSTMSSIDTGRKSDISKAYTERKQEPQQVSPKETQNKQICSRSRTKVQMQGVAVGRAVDLAMLNGYDQLIDELEELFDIKGQLQHRNKWEIVFTDNEGDMMLVGDDPWPEFCNMVKRIFICSSQDVKKMKSGSKLPISSSIEEGTVISSDTTEP; encoded by the exons ATGATGTTGAATCGTGGGTCAAATGTTTCGGCTGAAG TGAGTGGTTGTTCAGATGAAGAACTATGGAAGGCAATTGCAGGACAATTGGTGGATGTTCCTTCTGTTGGTCAAAGGGTTTTCTATTTTCCTCAAGGACACATGGAACAA TTAGAGGCTTCGACGAATCAGGAACTGAATCAGAGGAGTCCTTTGTTGAAACTTCCTACGAAGATCCTTTGTCGCATCGTGAATATCCATTTACTG GCTGAACAAGAAACAGATGAAGTTTACGCGCAGATAACTTTGGTGCCGGAATCTAAT CAAGACGAGCCTACAGTCCCTGATTCGTGCGCCGATGAACCTCCGAGGCCGAAAATTCACTCGTTTTGCAAGATCTTAACCGCTTCGGATACTAGCACACATGGTGGCTTCTCTGTTCTCAGAAAACATGCAACGGAATGCCTTCCTCCTTTG GACATGTCTCAACCAACACCAACTCAAGAATTGGTTGCCAAGGATCTTCATGGTTATGAGTGGCGCTTTAAGCATATATTTAGAG GTCAGCCGCGCAGACACCTTCTCACAACCGGATGGAGTACATTTGTGACTTCCAAAAGATTAGTCGCCGGAGATACCTTTGTGTTTTTGAG AGGGGAAAACGGGGAATTACGTGTTGGAGTGAGGCGTCTTGCTCGTCAGTCAAGTAGTATGCCATCGTCCGTCATTTCTAGCCAAAGCATGCATCTAGGAGTTCTTGCAACTGCCTCCCATGCCGTTGCAACTCAGACTCTTTTCGTCGTATATTATAAGCCGAG GACGAGCCAGTTCATTGTAAGTGTGAACAAGTACTTGTCAGGTATCAATAATAAGTTTGCTGTCGGCATGCGGTTCAAGATGAGGTTTGAGAGTGATGATTCTGCCGAGTCTGACAAAAG ATTCTCCGGTACCATAGTTGGAGTCGAAGATATCTCTCCCCATTGGGCAAACTCAAAATGGCGATCGCTCAAG GTTCAATGGGATGAGCCTGCGGCTATTCCAAGACCCGACAGGGTTTCGCCATGGGACATAGAACCCTTTGTTTCATCAGCTTTGACACCAACAGTTCAACCTACGGCTGCAAAGACAAAGCGGCCTCGACCAACCAATGAAACTCCTGATGTTG ACACGACATCGGCCGCCTCTATTTTCTGGGATGCTAGGCTGGCACAGACCGATATGACACAACGTAGCGTTTTAGCCGAAAGCAAAAAAGGCGATAACAATATTAGTACGTGGCATCATAAGCAAACCGATACGATGAATACTAAaagcagcaacaacaacaacaacaacaatgctTTATTGAGGAATCATACAGAAGGAAGTTGGCTATCGTCTCCCCGTTCCAGCCATCCTTCTCATTCGCTTCACGACACAACCGATGATAGCAAGACTCTCTCAGCTTGGCCTGTTTCACAGTCTCAATCATCTATACTGAACGTTGATCGCGTCCCTGATCAAGTTGATAAAGACAACAAAGTCGAGACAGCTACGGGTTGTCGATTGTTTGGAGTCGAACTTATTGATCATTCGAAAAACTCGGGCGCTGTAGGGAAAACATCTTCACATGCAGTAAATGTAACCGGAGCAACCACGGAAGTTAGTTCCAGCACCATGTCTAGCATTGATACCGGCCGTAAGTCTGACATCTCAAAGGCTTATACGGAGAGGAAACAAGAACCGCAACAAGTATCACCGAAGGAAACTCAGAACAAGCAAATTTGTAGTAGAAGTCGAACCAAG GTTCAAATGCAGGGCGTTGCAGTTGGCCGAGCGGTGGATTTGGCAATGTTGAACGGGTACGATCAACTTATCGATGAATTAGAAGAGTTGTTCGACATCAAGGGACAGCTTCAACACAGAAACAAGTGGGAAATTGTCTTCACCGACAATGAAGGAGATATGATGCTTGTCGGAGACGATCCATGGCC TGAGTTCTGTAACATGGTAAAAAGAATCTTCATTTGTTCAAGCCAAGATGTGAAGAAGATGAAATCAGGAAGCAAATTACCAATCTCTTCTTCGATCGAAGAAGGGACCGTGATAAGTTCAGACACAACCGAACCATGA